One window from the genome of Tachysurus vachellii isolate PV-2020 chromosome 5, HZAU_Pvac_v1, whole genome shotgun sequence encodes:
- the rdh12l gene encoding retinol dehydrogenase 12, like isoform X1: MQSLRNYFKPWSSAVKLDGKTVVITGANTGIGKETAIDLAKRGMRVIIACRNIEKADAALKEIIDVSGNQNVACKKLDLADFNSIREFAQNINSEEKQLNILINNAGVMACPYAKTADGFEMQIGVNHFGHFLLTFLLNDLLKRSAPARIITVSSMAHKWGTINLDDLNSEKSYDKAKAYSQSKLANVLFTRCLAKKLQGTGVTTYVLHPGVVQTELWRHLNRPQQAAMWLIKPFTKTSLQGAQTTIYCAVAPELETESGKYYSDCAPANCSSAAVDDDMAQRLWDLSCQMLKITWD, from the exons ATGCAGTCTTTAAG GAACTATTTTAAACCATGGTCATCTGCTGTAAAGTTGGATGGCAAAACTGTAGTGATTACTGGTGCTAATACTGGGATTGGCAAAGAGACTGCTATTGATTTGGCCAAAAGAG GTATGAGGGTCATTATAGCCtgcagaaatatagagaaaGCTGATGCAGCTCTGAAAGAGATTATAGACGTttctgggaatcagaatgttgccTGCAAAAAACTTGACCTGGCTGACTTCAACTCCATCAGAGAATTTGCTCAGAATATCAATAGTG AGGAGAAACAGCTCAATATCTTGATTAATAATGCTGGCGTGATGGCATGCCCATATGCTAAAACAGCAGATGGTTTTGAGATGCAGATCGGAGTCAACCACTTCG GTCACTTTCTCCTGACATTTCTATTAAATGACCTGCTTAAGAGGTCTGCTCCGGCTCGGATCATCACAGTGTCATCCATGGCGCATAAGTGGGGCACTATTAATCTGGATGACCTAAACAGTGAGAAAAGCTATGATAAAGCCAAAGCTTACAGCCAGAGCAAACTGGCCAATGTGCTCTTCACTCGTTGCCTAGCCAAAAAACTACAGG GTACAGGAGTGACAACTTATGTCCTTCACCCTGGTGTAGTTCAGACAGAACTGTGGAGGCACCTGAATCGACCCCAACAGGCAGCCATGTGGTTGATCAAACCATTTACCAAAACATCATTGCAGGGAGCTCAAACCACTATTTATTGTGCAGTGGCTCCTGAGCTAGAGACAGAGAGTGGTAAATATTACAG TGACTGTGCACCCGCAAACTGCTCTAGTGCTGCTGTGGATGATGACATGGCACAGCGACTTTGGGACCTAAGCTGCCAGATGCTCAAGATAACATGGGATTAA
- the rdh12l gene encoding retinol dehydrogenase 12, like isoform X2 has protein sequence MRVIIACRNIEKADAALKEIIDVSGNQNVACKKLDLADFNSIREFAQNINSEEKQLNILINNAGVMACPYAKTADGFEMQIGVNHFGHFLLTFLLNDLLKRSAPARIITVSSMAHKWGTINLDDLNSEKSYDKAKAYSQSKLANVLFTRCLAKKLQGTGVTTYVLHPGVVQTELWRHLNRPQQAAMWLIKPFTKTSLQGAQTTIYCAVAPELETESGKYYSDCAPANCSSAAVDDDMAQRLWDLSCQMLKITWD, from the exons ATGAGGGTCATTATAGCCtgcagaaatatagagaaaGCTGATGCAGCTCTGAAAGAGATTATAGACGTttctgggaatcagaatgttgccTGCAAAAAACTTGACCTGGCTGACTTCAACTCCATCAGAGAATTTGCTCAGAATATCAATAGTG AGGAGAAACAGCTCAATATCTTGATTAATAATGCTGGCGTGATGGCATGCCCATATGCTAAAACAGCAGATGGTTTTGAGATGCAGATCGGAGTCAACCACTTCG GTCACTTTCTCCTGACATTTCTATTAAATGACCTGCTTAAGAGGTCTGCTCCGGCTCGGATCATCACAGTGTCATCCATGGCGCATAAGTGGGGCACTATTAATCTGGATGACCTAAACAGTGAGAAAAGCTATGATAAAGCCAAAGCTTACAGCCAGAGCAAACTGGCCAATGTGCTCTTCACTCGTTGCCTAGCCAAAAAACTACAGG GTACAGGAGTGACAACTTATGTCCTTCACCCTGGTGTAGTTCAGACAGAACTGTGGAGGCACCTGAATCGACCCCAACAGGCAGCCATGTGGTTGATCAAACCATTTACCAAAACATCATTGCAGGGAGCTCAAACCACTATTTATTGTGCAGTGGCTCCTGAGCTAGAGACAGAGAGTGGTAAATATTACAG TGACTGTGCACCCGCAAACTGCTCTAGTGCTGCTGTGGATGATGACATGGCACAGCGACTTTGGGACCTAAGCTGCCAGATGCTCAAGATAACATGGGATTAA